The genomic segment TTTTACTTTTCAGAGAAATGTAATTCAAGTATGCATCACCATTTTCAGTAGAAAGAACTTGAAGATGAATAGAAAAGCATTGACATTGTTTGTTATTTTGTAGCCCACTTTGGTCAATGGTGACAAAAGATGAATTCGTTCGGTCGTAGCACCCCTGTCAATCCATGTCAGGATCAACACGAAGGAGATAAATTACGAGTGATTACTGGTCTTttaaatagtgactaacacacaAAAGAAACATTTACCTCAACTTTACCGAGATTCAAATCTTAAATCTCATGATAACAACATCTCATACCCTAACCACTAGATCGTCCAGATCGTCCGAATAGACATAGCCCACTTTGGTCAAGGACATACTCGAGGAAGTCGCACGGCattaaacttgaaatttgaaTACTGTCCGTCCGTTGTGCTCTAGGACAATAAAAGAGGATCATGATTGCGTTTCCAATTCATGCTACAAATCTGGATCCACTCGACCGCCCCGAAAAGTCACACCTCTTGGTGACTTTTCGCATCGTTAATAGTTAAATAACGTACAAATGTCTATCATCAAATCTTTATCGGTTTGTCGGTTTCGCAATGTTCGAACTAAAATTATTcaaatcaataaataaataaatcaagaacGGACAAGAACTTTAAAGCGGCTTCCgcgttaaaaaagaaaaaaaaaatcaaactttttgTTTCAATCTTTTTCTCTCGTAGTCGCTTCCTTTGTAGTAAAATTAAGAGAATGCATAAGGAAATGCGCACCGATGAAGTCGACGATGAGGCGGCCATCGCAGTACCTGCCGGCAGGCGCTCCGAAGAAGGTCTCTCCGTGCGGCGGAGGGGCCGCGCCGAACGCCGCCGACAGTCCTCCGGTGTCGGAGTTGGAGTCGCCGAAGTTGAAGACGGCGGGGAAGGCGCAGGGCGAGGCGGACGGAGCGGAGTCGTCGGCCAGTAGAAAGGAAGAACAGAGCAGAAGTTGCAGCGAGGAAGCGAGAAGGCGAGCGTAGCGATGGGCCGCCATTGGAGATTTGGTGGAGTgggaaaggaagaggaagagaagggaaagaaagagtTTGTATTGCAGTGtgtattgtattgtattgtaCAGGCTTCTTGGCGGTGATGAAAAtgataaagagagagaaaatatagcaGTGATGAATCACGTGTCATCGGGAAGGACAACAACATGGACATGAATTATCAACCTATCTCTGACCGttgaaaaatataatagataGATCGGTAAATCTATTTAATCAGAATTTAACTGTGAATTGTGAAGAGTATATTTTGAAGAGAATTTAactgtaattaatatataaagataatattattaaaatatttttaataataatttacaaTGCATATTTTAACTGGTCAAATTCTGATCAGATAATTTCAGTTGTCATTGAAGAGTCCAAAATAACTGCACCTGATCTCTAAATTTAAGGAACTCAGCCAATTTGTGCAGGCAATTTACCCAAATGTGAAAATAATTTCAACCTCATAAACGAGGTGATTTTATTCCTAACAAATGCGTAGGAAGCAGCAAATAGCAGTGTTAGCAGATGCATGCCTGAGAATTCACTAATCAATTCGGAAAGCTTAAAGGTTTATTTGTAGAAGGTGACTAAAAACACTGGCCAAAGCAAGAAAATCCTTTGCTATCCCTAGCATCCTTTGCAATATCATCCGTTTCATCGCGAGATGCCATCAATGAACTTGTGCCGGGAGATTCAGGCGGCAAGACCACATTTTCTGAATTGAAGGCATGTGATGAAACAACATATTCAGGCGGTGAAAGAGTAGAAAGATAATGTAGAAGCATCTGAATTATTTGGCTAAAGTTGGGACGTGCATTTGGGTCCTCTTGCCAGCAAGAAGTTAAGATTAGAGCCAGTTCCTCAGGAAGGTCATCCGCACTTGGCCTGAAGTTCTAAGATCAGAAAAGAGAGAGTTCAATTTCAATAATGCTAACTACAAAGATCTGAATTGAAGTCATCCGCAGGATTACCAAGTGAACTACCTTGAAAGCAGCTGCGTAGGCTGCTTGCAGGTTGGACATGCCTTCAAAAGGAAGCCGATTGTGAAGCAACTCCCATAGCACAATCGCAAAGCTGTATACATCCACCTTATGATTGTAATGTTTCTTCTCTCCTTGCCTTAATGTGACCGTGCTGTATAACTGTACAGTAGTTTTTGTTGGTTATCATTTAGAAATTTGACACAGTATCCAGCAATAGATTGAATATCCAAGCATTTATGCAAGCATTATAATGCACCTCAGGGGCCATCCAACGGTATGTTCCTGTTTCAGCAGTCATCATCTCCGTTAATGTTTCTTCTCTGGCCAAACCAAGATCGACAAGTTTCACTGCCCTCTCATCTGCAGTCAATAGCAAGTTCTCTGACAAGGAGACAATGGTAGAGATGTGAAAAGATAATTCGTTAAGAAACAAAAGGTTAAAGTTCATTCTACGGTTGAAAAGTAGTTAGCATAAGCATACAAATtgtgtagatacatgaaccatatcatagaaatcaaagctttataactgaaaaaaaaaaatccataaaacCAAGTGACCCTATGCAGACCTTGATGACAATTCTTCTACAAGGCAAACGCAAGTGTGTAGGGTTAATGACATTGCGGGTCTACTTTATTGGTTTTCATCTGGAAGTCGACTGTATATAAGAAGAATGGCACTATTTTTCTATCCTAAAAGGTGCAGCGCCCCTGGGAATCATATATTTCAGAGTGACATCTTTAAATCTAACATGTTCCTAATAAATACCCATGCtaccaaattaattattcaaCATTAGTATTTGTGCCAAATTAACAAATAACCCTGTTGATGTACTCTTTGATAACATCAACAACTGAAAAAGATCAATTCATATAGAACAATGTGCTAAAGCTCATTCAGGAGTGTCAAATACCAAACGTATTATGACATTATTTATACCATTGAGgtatctaaatgcatgaaaactGATATATTCAAGAGTTAAGTTACCATTTCCTATCCAGGTTAAATCTTCAATGACTTTTTAGGTACTATATTATTAAAATTCTTTCATCCTAAATCATCAAACACTATGCAGTCCTCTTTGCTCCACATCTGTTCAGCTTATATCATCTTGATGTCTTCCTCATACACTTTCATCTTCACTGATATCCAGATCGGTGTATTTCATTATATATAAGACTTAAGAAAGCTTCATTTGCTAAATATCAATCACACAAGCTGTCATAGACTCTTTTCCGTTTCAACTACTTAGTCTGTATCCTAAGCATTGTATCTTAATTTTTCTTTGGTGTTGAGCATTAGATCAAACTCTGTACAATTTCTACAATTCAATTATTTATCCACTTGTTTAGTATTACAGAAGTTATATTTCATATAATTCAATTTTAGTTCTACTCGATATCTTATTTTCTGAAACATTCAGCTcagaattcaaatatttatttatcttcactaAACTCTCATTAATTAACATAATAGAAGCAATCAATTAACTAGCATAATATGAACAAGAAGTAGCATATAAAGTGGAGTTTTATTTGAATATGACAAGTTAATCTAGTATCAATATAAAATGTATGGACTTAGAGATAACAATTGATGCAGAAAGTCCATTGGCCTGATAATTGAATAGTTCTGTCACAAGAAACTATATTATAATGTATGTCAACTATTACATTGATATAAGTATTAGACActagtttgtttctaaaattgACCACAACAATTGTTGGTATTGACAATATATTATGTTGAATTTTTGAAGTGTTATGTGAGACTTAGAGATTTGGAGAAGTTTTTTCCAGCTtaaagcacaaaaaaaaaaaaaaaacttaaaaatggaATATATT from the Zingiber officinale cultivar Zhangliang unplaced genomic scaffold, Zo_v1.1 ctg178, whole genome shotgun sequence genome contains:
- the LOC122036594 gene encoding serine/threonine-protein kinase STY13-like, which produces MESGNGFFPLEECRLDPKWLIDPKLLFVGPKIGEGAHAKVYEGKYKNQNVAVKVMHKGDNPEEATKREGRFMREVTLLSRVQHKNLVKFIGACMEPVMVVVTELLLGGSLRKYLINMRPRKLEPRVAVAFALDIARAMECLHSHGIIHRDLKPENLLLTADERAVKLVDLGLAREETLTEMMTAETGTYRWMAPELYSTVTLRQGEKKHYNHKVDVYSFAIVLWELLHNRLPFEGMSNLQAAYAAAFKNFRPSADDLPEELALILTSCWQEDPNARPNFSQIIQMLLHYLSTLSPPEYVVSSHAFNSENVVLPPESPGTSSLMASRDETDDIAKDARDSKGFSCFGQCF